One stretch of Vogesella indigofera DNA includes these proteins:
- a CDS encoding GTPase family protein: protein MHQPNHAVLPAQLPDELIQLLQGAGIRLTLDELQQLRDRLHAVVNYQATIGVMGKTGAGKSSLCNALFGREVAEVSAVEACTRSPQEIDWSIRNGKGLSLIDMPGVGESGTRHQEYTALYRRLLPEMDLVLWVIKGDDRALSIDEQFYQQVLLPVLWDSAIPVVMVVSQVDKIEPCREWDWVKNLPGPFQHRNIDAKVEQVCRVFKLPRSQVCAIAAEEGYGLVELVEKIVTVLPNEKKWSFTREARQETVSECAWRSSSQGLWETLTSAVKVIVKEGWDYLSSKLSTLAGKLFSWW, encoded by the coding sequence ATGCACCAACCCAACCATGCCGTCCTGCCGGCGCAGCTACCCGATGAACTGATCCAGCTGTTGCAAGGCGCCGGTATTCGTCTGACGCTGGACGAACTGCAGCAGCTGCGTGATCGCCTCCACGCGGTGGTCAACTACCAGGCTACCATCGGTGTGATGGGCAAGACCGGTGCCGGCAAGTCCAGCCTGTGTAATGCGCTGTTTGGCCGTGAAGTGGCCGAAGTCAGCGCGGTAGAAGCCTGCACCCGCAGTCCGCAGGAAATCGATTGGTCGATCCGGAATGGCAAAGGTCTGTCGTTGATCGACATGCCCGGTGTCGGCGAAAGCGGCACCCGCCATCAGGAATACACCGCCCTGTACCGTCGCCTGCTGCCCGAGATGGATCTGGTGCTGTGGGTGATCAAGGGAGATGACCGGGCCTTGAGTATCGACGAGCAGTTCTACCAACAGGTGCTGCTGCCGGTGCTGTGGGACAGTGCCATCCCGGTGGTGATGGTGGTCAGCCAGGTGGACAAGATCGAGCCCTGTCGCGAATGGGACTGGGTGAAAAACCTGCCTGGACCATTTCAGCACCGGAACATCGATGCCAAGGTAGAGCAGGTCTGCCGCGTGTTCAAACTGCCACGCAGCCAGGTCTGTGCCATCGCCGCAGAGGAGGGTTATGGTCTGGTCGAGCTGGTAGAGAAGATCGTCACCGTTCTGCCCAACGAAAAAAAGTGGAGCTTTACCCGCGAGGCCCGGCAGGAAACGGTGTCGGAGTGTGCCTGGCGCTCGTCCAGCCAGGGCCTATGGGAAACCTTGACCTCGGCCGTGAAGGTGATTGTCAAGGAAGGCTGGGACTACCTCAGCAGCAAGCTGTCCACCCTGGCGGGCAAGCTGTTTAGCTGGTGGTAG